One Oceanicoccus sagamiensis genomic region harbors:
- a CDS encoding right-handed parallel beta-helix repeat-containing protein: MKMNKWMSVVFLSVSALTATNAMSGVTGDLELLDSNGNVAATYQAGDDVIVRVTDTGPEVNPSASVADTLTVRVTSETEDTGTPFGASEPVAGGNNTGDGVLTVLSTGYDTNTETWTITAVSQDNFIVSGSVSGNQSRQYSIHEDVENPGYTTAGDEVFFRIDQGSISFAVGDTFTFNTTAGTIVAETVTLTETDVDSGIFEGSLPVVESVTASADNFTLEVNSGDLITAFYDDASGDWSQAVQVRSTSLYAATVIKGSVILADTVWTEADSPYLITGDVTVADGVTLTILDGVDVLFLANSDDLISGHEPYDSELIVEGTLNVAGIEGNEVRFTSSHREPVTGEWGGIYIGTGSASFNHAIIEYSAYGIHAQSLQETDELIVSHSLIQENGSYGVRVDSSNDATVSISASSIINNNGVAISGDDSYAYWLVADNTISNNGAGLIVSWSHGLTVLNNTLEDNGYQGGIRFWYIRGDVDISGNTVRSTQPFYFSGIHYQDGSSSGYWMTDSISITANTIENTVLNGGYYCCDASGITVNDYGTTAPVVTGNTITGGIESGISVSNYQNTIQAVITDNTVTDVTGYGISIHGHVVPYIADNILERNSTGLYLYYDDANGNGNATIERNTIKESENTGIEIGGYANPVIAYNDIYDNGSYAIRNDTAFDIIAKNNWWGTEGTAEINSSPNPKSLSFIYDGNNDAGSYGLVNYAGWLGSGYQTGAPVSKSFTGLLQLIDSNGNVAATYQSGDDVIVRVTDTGPEVNPSASVADTLTVRVTSETEDTGTPFGASEPVAGGNNTGDGVLTVLSTGYDTNTEAWTITAVSQDNFIVSGSVSGNQSRQYSIHEDVENPGYTTAGDEVFFRIDQGSISFAVGDTFTFNTTAGTIVAETVTLTETDVDSGIFEGSLPVVESVTASADNFTLEVNSGDLITAFYDDASGDWSQAVQVRSTSLYAATVVKGSVILADTVWTEADSPYLITGDVTVADGVTLTILDGVDVLFLANSDDLISGHEPYDSELIVEGTLNVAGIEGNEVRFTSSHREPVTGEWGGIYIGTGSASFNHAIIEYSAYGIHAQSLQETDELIVSHSLIQENGSYGVRVDSSNDATVSISASSIINNNGVAISGDDSYAYWLVADNTISNNGAGLIVSWSHGLTVLNNTLEDNGYQGGIRFWYIRGDVDISGNTVRSTQPFYFSGIHYQDGSSSGYWMTDSISITANTIENTVLNGGYYCCDASGITVNDYGTTAPVVTGNTITGGIESGISVSNYQNTIQAVITDNTVTDVTGYGISIHGHVVPYIADNILERNSTGLYLYYDDANGNGNATIERNTIKESENTGIEIGGYANPVIAYNDIYDNGSYAIRNDTAFDIIAKNNWWGTEGTAEINSSPNPKSLSFIYDGNNDAGSYGLVNYAGWLGSGYQTGAPVSKSFTGLLQLIDSNGNVAATYQSGDDVIVRVTDTGPEVNPSASVADTLTVRVTSETEDTGTPFGASEPVAGGNNTGDGVLTVLSTGYDTNTEAWTITAVSQDNFIVSGSVSGNQSRQYSIHEDVENPGYTTAGDEVFFRIDQGSISFAVGDTFTFNTTAGTIVAETVTLTETDVDSGIFEGSLPVVESVTASADNFTLEVNSGDLITAFYDDASGDWSQAVQVRSTSLYAATVIKGSVILADTVWTEADSPYLITGDVTVADGVTLTILDGVDVLFLANSDDLISGHEPYDSELIVEGTLNVAGIEGNEVRFTSSHREPVTGEWGGIYIGTGSASFNHAIIEYSAYGIHAQSLQETDELIVSHSLIQENGSYGVRVDSSNDATVSISASSIINNNGVAISGDDSYAYWLVADNTISNNGAGLIVSWSHGLTVLNNTLEDNGYQGGIRFWYIRGDVDISGNTVRSTQPFYFSGIHYQDGSSSGYWMTDSISITANTIENTVLNGGYYCCDASGITVNDYGTTAPVVTGNTITGGIESGISVSNYQNTIQAVITDNTVTDVTGYGISIHGHVVPYIADNILERNSTGLYLYYDDANGNGNATIERNTIKESENTGIEIGGYANPVIAYNDIYDNGSYAIRNDTAFDIIAKNNWWGTEGTAEINSSPNPKSLSFIYDGNNDAGSYGLVNYAGWLSSALFANETPVIDGLPQTIVNVGESYLFIPASSDADVDDVLSFSITGAPAWSSFNTATGELSGNPSTDDAGTTSGIVITVTDDFETPASAALAAFSITVNQIPEAVNAVFVTPFNTAMTDLLEASDDDGDSLTYSLVSNTENGTAAIDSDSGELTYTPNEGFSGQDLLSYSVNDGYADSLVALVTITVEPEPVDALKGSNLTVLNPDGSNASGGANDIAASWNGLSTTDIADTNFTNMALSSETPFYGMDWDVHHMRVFGPGSYSFDTSCSISELEAGIAMCNGGPMLTMTVAEGQIGIHMLFDWNGSVNTDIVNVFDINAVFSTSAAGQLWTGGNPGPYPWSTSPSPETIWRLASTDNDGDGIAGVPMIDGLLAGYSFNFNLDIAEGDNNFTMLDNDGGVAGGTNDITAQWNGILTNNVSSTEFNHLMIASDTPFFFNNWSVHHARMFGPGYYVFDTSCTVAQLEAGIASCDNGPTLEMTVGVGQVGAHMLLNWGDSENIDVVNVYDINSSFTTNSPGAIWTGANYGPYPWSSVPTEDTVWRLVSTDVDGDGVAGMQMVDGALAGWNVNFNLFANAGVRYEDSDNDGVLDYQDNCIEKPNPTQLDVDRDGYGNACDGDLNNDGRVNSLDLGLFKASFFTFGNSTADFNGDQIVNSLDLGLFKQLFFKSPGPSGLVQ, encoded by the coding sequence ATGAAAATGAACAAATGGATGAGTGTTGTTTTTCTTTCTGTTAGTGCATTGACTGCTACTAATGCTATGTCTGGTGTGACTGGTGATTTGGAGCTACTTGATAGCAACGGCAATGTTGCAGCGACCTACCAAGCTGGTGATGATGTTATTGTCCGCGTTACGGATACCGGCCCCGAAGTCAATCCCAGTGCTTCCGTGGCTGATACATTAACTGTTCGTGTTACTTCTGAAACTGAAGATACCGGCACGCCTTTTGGTGCTAGCGAGCCTGTCGCAGGTGGGAACAATACGGGTGACGGGGTGTTAACTGTCCTGAGTACTGGCTACGACACCAACACAGAAACCTGGACCATAACCGCTGTTAGCCAGGATAACTTTATCGTGTCGGGCTCTGTATCAGGCAATCAATCCCGGCAATACTCCATCCATGAAGACGTTGAGAACCCCGGTTATACCACCGCGGGGGATGAGGTTTTCTTCCGTATTGATCAGGGATCGATAAGTTTTGCAGTGGGAGATACCTTTACGTTTAACACCACGGCTGGAACCATCGTGGCTGAAACAGTAACGCTGACTGAAACCGACGTGGATTCAGGTATTTTTGAAGGCAGCCTTCCAGTAGTAGAGTCAGTGACAGCATCCGCAGATAACTTTACCTTAGAGGTTAACTCTGGCGATTTAATCACTGCATTTTATGATGACGCCAGTGGCGATTGGTCGCAAGCAGTACAGGTTCGTAGTACCTCGTTATATGCCGCGACCGTGATTAAGGGTTCGGTCATCCTTGCAGACACTGTCTGGACTGAGGCTGACAGCCCTTATCTGATTACAGGTGATGTAACCGTTGCTGATGGTGTAACCCTGACAATTCTGGATGGTGTTGACGTGCTGTTCCTCGCCAACAGTGATGATCTGATATCAGGCCATGAACCCTATGACAGTGAGTTAATTGTAGAGGGTACGTTGAACGTTGCGGGTATAGAAGGGAATGAAGTGAGATTTACCAGTAGCCATCGAGAGCCAGTTACCGGCGAGTGGGGTGGGATTTATATTGGCACCGGTAGTGCCAGTTTTAACCATGCCATTATTGAATACAGCGCCTATGGTATCCATGCTCAAAGCCTGCAAGAAACGGATGAGCTGATAGTATCCCACTCTTTGATTCAAGAAAACGGTAGTTATGGAGTTCGTGTTGATTCATCGAATGATGCAACTGTATCTATTAGCGCTAGCTCTATAATCAATAATAATGGCGTGGCCATTTCGGGCGATGATAGTTACGCCTACTGGTTGGTGGCGGATAATACTATTTCCAATAATGGCGCTGGTTTAATAGTCTCCTGGTCCCATGGGCTTACAGTACTAAATAATACTCTTGAGGATAATGGTTATCAGGGGGGAATAAGGTTTTGGTATATTCGGGGTGATGTCGATATAAGTGGCAACACAGTACGGAGTACTCAGCCTTTTTATTTTAGTGGCATACATTATCAGGACGGAAGCAGTTCTGGTTACTGGATGACAGATAGTATTTCGATAACAGCAAATACAATTGAAAACACGGTTCTGAATGGTGGTTATTATTGTTGCGATGCTTCTGGTATTACTGTCAATGATTACGGAACAACAGCCCCAGTTGTGACTGGAAATACGATAACCGGTGGTATTGAGAGCGGTATATCTGTTAGTAACTATCAGAATACTATTCAGGCTGTAATTACGGACAACACGGTAACGGATGTCACCGGTTATGGCATCAGTATACATGGGCATGTTGTTCCTTATATAGCGGATAATATCCTTGAAAGGAACTCTACAGGTTTATACCTTTACTATGATGATGCTAATGGCAATGGTAATGCAACGATAGAAAGAAATACGATTAAGGAGAGTGAAAATACAGGTATCGAGATAGGCGGCTATGCTAATCCGGTTATTGCCTATAATGATATCTATGATAATGGTTCGTATGCGATCAGGAATGATACAGCCTTCGATATAATTGCGAAGAATAACTGGTGGGGTACAGAGGGTACTGCTGAAATTAATAGCAGTCCCAATCCAAAGAGCCTGAGTTTTATTTATGATGGAAATAATGATGCGGGCAGTTATGGGCTAGTCAATTATGCTGGCTGGCTGGGTAGTGGTTATCAAACCGGGGCTCCGGTTTCAAAATCTTTTACAGGGTTGTTGCAATTAATAGATAGCAACGGCAATGTTGCAGCGACTTACCAATCCGGTGATGATGTTATTGTCCGCGTTACGGATACCGGCCCCGAAGTCAATCCCAGTGCTTCCGTGGCTGATACATTAACTGTTCGTGTTACTTCTGAAACTGAAGATACCGGCACGCCTTTTGGTGCTAGCGAGCCTGTCGCAGGTGGGAACAATACGGGTGACGGGGTGTTAACTGTCCTGAGTACTGGCTACGACACCAACACAGAAGCCTGGACCATAACCGCTGTTAGCCAGGATAACTTTATCGTGTCGGGCTCTGTATCAGGCAATCAATCCCGGCAATACTCCATCCATGAAGACGTTGAGAACCCCGGTTATACCACCGCGGGGGATGAGGTTTTCTTCCGTATTGATCAGGGATCGATAAGTTTTGCAGTGGGAGATACCTTTACGTTTAACACCACGGCTGGAACCATCGTGGCTGAAACAGTAACGCTGACTGAAACCGACGTGGATTCAGGTATTTTTGAAGGCAGCCTTCCAGTAGTAGAGTCAGTGACAGCATCCGCAGATAACTTTACCTTAGAGGTTAACTCTGGCGATTTAATCACTGCATTTTATGATGATGCCAGTGGCGATTGGTCGCAAGCAGTACAGGTTCGTAGTACCTCGTTATATGCCGCGACCGTGGTTAAGGGTTCGGTCATCCTTGCAGACACTGTCTGGACTGAGGCTGACAGCCCTTATCTGATTACAGGTGATGTAACCGTTGCTGATGGTGTAACCCTGACAATTCTGGATGGTGTTGACGTGCTGTTCCTCGCCAACAGTGATGATCTGATATCAGGCCATGAACCCTATGACAGTGAGTTAATTGTAGAGGGTACGTTGAACGTTGCGGGTATAGAAGGGAATGAAGTGAGATTTACCAGTAGCCATCGAGAGCCAGTTACCGGCGAGTGGGGTGGGATTTATATTGGCACCGGTAGTGCCAGTTTTAACCATGCCATTATTGAATACAGCGCCTATGGTATCCATGCTCAAAGCCTGCAAGAAACGGATGAGCTGATAGTATCCCACTCTTTGATTCAAGAAAACGGTAGTTATGGAGTTCGTGTTGATTCATCGAATGATGCAACTGTATCTATTAGCGCTAGCTCTATAATCAATAATAATGGCGTGGCCATTTCGGGTGATGATAGTTACGCCTACTGGTTGGTGGCGGATAATACTATTTCCAATAATGGCGCTGGTTTAATAGTCTCCTGGTCCCATGGGCTTACAGTACTAAATAATACTCTTGAGGATAATGGTTATCAGGGGGGAATAAGGTTTTGGTATATTCGGGGTGATGTCGATATAAGTGGCAACACAGTACGGAGTACTCAGCCTTTTTATTTTAGTGGCATACATTATCAGGACGGAAGCAGTTCTGGTTACTGGATGACAGATAGTATTTCGATAACAGCAAATACAATTGAAAACACGGTTCTGAATGGTGGTTATTATTGTTGCGATGCTTCTGGTATTACTGTCAATGATTACGGAACAACAGCCCCAGTTGTGACTGGAAATACGATAACCGGTGGTATTGAGAGCGGTATATCTGTTAGTAACTATCAGAATACTATTCAGGCTGTAATTACGGACAACACGGTAACGGATGTCACCGGTTATGGCATCAGTATACATGGGCATGTTGTTCCTTATATAGCGGATAATATCCTTGAAAGGAACTCTACAGGTTTATACCTTTACTATGATGATGCTAATGGCAATGGTAATGCAACGATAGAAAGAAATACGATTAAGGAGAGTGAAAATACAGGTATCGAGATAGGCGGCTATGCTAATCCGGTTATTGCCTATAATGATATCTATGATAATGGTTCGTATGCGATCAGGAATGATACAGCCTTCGATATAATTGCGAAGAATAACTGGTGGGGTACAGAGGGTACTGCTGAAATTAATAGCAGTCCCAATCCAAAGAGCCTGAGTTTTATTTATGATGGAAATAATGATGCGGGTAGTTATGGGCTAGTCAATTATGCTGGCTGGCTGGGTAGTGGTTATCAAACCGGGGCTCCGGTTTCAAAATCTTTTACAGGGTTGTTGCAATTAATAGATAGCAACGGCAATGTTGCAGCGACTTACCAATCCGGTGATGATGTTATTGTCCGCGTTACGGATACCGGCCCCGAAGTCAATCCCAGTGCTTCCGTGGCTGATACATTAACTGTTCGTGTTACTTCTGAAACTGAAGATACCGGCACGCCTTTTGGTGCTAGCGAGCCTGTCGCAGGTGGGAACAATACGGGTGACGGGGTGTTAACTGTCCTGAGTACTGGCTACGACACCAACACAGAAGCCTGGACCATAACCGCTGTTAGCCAGGATAACTTTATCGTGTCGGGCTCTGTATCAGGCAATCAATCCCGGCAATACTCCATCCATGAAGACGTTGAGAACCCCGGTTATACCACCGCGGGGGATGAGGTTTTCTTCCGTATTGATCAGGGATCGATAAGTTTTGCAGTGGGAGATACCTTTACGTTTAACACCACGGCTGGAACCATCGTGGCTGAAACAGTAACGCTGACTGAAACCGACGTGGATTCAGGTATTTTTGAAGGCAGCCTTCCAGTAGTAGAGTCAGTGACAGCATCCGCAGATAACTTTACCTTAGAGGTTAACTCTGGCGATTTAATCACTGCATTTTATGATGACGCCAGTGGCGATTGGTCGCAAGCAGTACAGGTTCGTAGTACCTCGTTATATGCCGCGACCGTGATTAAGGGTTCGGTCATCCTTGCAGACACTGTCTGGACTGAGGCTGACAGCCCTTATCTGATTACAGGTGATGTAACCGTTGCTGATGGTGTAACCCTGACAATTCTGGATGGTGTTGACGTGCTGTTCCTCGCCAACAGTGATGATCTGATATCAGGCCATGAACCCTATGACAGTGAGTTAATTGTAGAGGGTACGTTGAACGTTGCGGGTATAGAAGGGAATGAAGTGAGATTTACCAGTAGCCATCGAGAGCCAGTTACCGGCGAGTGGGGTGGGATTTATATTGGCACCGGTAGTGCCAGTTTTAACCATGCCATTATTGAATACAGCGCCTATGGTATCCATGCTCAAAGCCTGCAAGAAACGGATGAGCTGATAGTATCCCACTCTTTGATTCAAGAAAACGGTAGTTATGGAGTTCGTGTTGATTCATCGAATGATGCAACTGTATCTATTAGCGCTAGCTCTATAATCAATAATAATGGCGTGGCCATTTCGGGTGATGATAGTTACGCCTACTGGTTGGTGGCGGATAATACTATTTCCAATAATGGCGCTGGTTTAATAGTCTCCTGGTCCCATGGGCTTACAGTACTAAATAATACTCTTGAGGATAATGGTTATCAGGGGGGAATAAGGTTTTGGTATATTCGGGGTGATGTCGATATAAGTGGCAACACAGTACGGAGTACTCAGCCTTTTTATTTTAGTGGCATACATTATCAGGACGGAAGCAGTTCTGGTTACTGGATGACAGATAGTATTTCGATAACAGCAAATACAATTGAAAACACGGTTCTGAATGGTGGTTATTATTGTTGCGATGCTTCTGGTATTACTGTCAATGATTACGGAACAACAGCCCCAGTTGTGACTGGAAATACGATAACCGGTGGTATTGAGAGCGGTATATCTGTTAGTAACTATCAGAATACTATTCAGGCTGTAATTACGGACAACACGGTAACGGATGTCACCGGTTATGGCATCAGTATACATGGGCATGTTGTTCCTTATATAGCGGATAATATCCTTGAAAGGAACTCTACAGGTTTATACCTTTACTATGATGATGCTAATGGCAATGGTAATGCAACGATAGAAAGAAATACGATTAAGGAGAGTGAAAATACAGGTATCGAGATAGGCGGCTATGCTAATCCGGTTATTGCCTATAATGATATCTATGATAATGGTTCGTATGCGATCAGGAATGATACAGCCTTCGATATAATTGCGAAGAATAACTGGTGGGGTACAGAGGGTACTGCTGAAATTAATAGCAGTCCCAATCCAAAGAGCCTGAGTTTTATTTATGATGGAAATAATGATGCGGGCAGTTATGGGCTAGTCAATTATGCTGGCTGGCTAAGCAGTGCATTATTTGCTAATGAAACTCCTGTAATTGATGGATTGCCACAAACAATTGTCAATGTTGGCGAAAGCTATCTCTTCATACCAGCATCAAGTGATGCAGATGTAGATGATGTTTTAAGCTTCAGTATTACCGGCGCACCAGCATGGTCGAGTTTTAATACGGCTACAGGTGAATTAAGTGGTAACCCAAGCACTGATGACGCTGGAACCACATCAGGCATAGTAATAACCGTTACTGATGATTTTGAAACTCCAGCATCAGCCGCTCTTGCTGCATTCTCTATCACTGTGAATCAGATTCCCGAAGCCGTTAATGCAGTCTTTGTCACTCCGTTTAACACAGCTATGACTGATCTTTTAGAAGCCTCGGATGATGATGGGGATTCTCTGACTTATTCGCTGGTTTCAAATACTGAAAACGGCACTGCAGCTATTGATAGTGATAGCGGAGAATTGACCTATACACCCAATGAGGGTTTCTCCGGTCAGGATTTACTAAGCTATAGTGTTAATGATGGCTATGCCGATTCATTAGTGGCATTAGTCACCATTACCGTTGAGCCTGAACCAGTTGATGCACTCAAAGGTAGCAACCTTACTGTACTTAACCCCGATGGCTCTAATGCTAGCGGTGGTGCCAACGATATTGCGGCAAGTTGGAATGGATTAAGTACCACAGATATCGCTGACACCAACTTTACTAATATGGCGCTGTCATCGGAAACACCTTTCTATGGTATGGATTGGGATGTGCATCATATGCGGGTCTTTGGCCCGGGTAGCTATAGCTTTGATACCAGTTGCTCGATTTCTGAACTGGAAGCTGGCATTGCCATGTGTAATGGCGGCCCGATGTTGACGATGACGGTTGCAGAAGGTCAGATTGGCATCCATATGCTATTTGACTGGAACGGATCAGTTAATACAGACATTGTTAACGTCTTCGATATTAATGCGGTGTTTAGTACCAGTGCTGCTGGTCAGTTGTGGACTGGCGGCAACCCTGGGCCATATCCATGGTCTACATCTCCAAGCCCTGAAACGATCTGGCGCCTCGCCTCTACGGATAATGATGGCGATGGTATTGCAGGTGTGCCGATGATTGATGGTTTACTCGCAGGTTATAGCTTCAACTTCAATTTGGATATTGCTGAAGGGGATAATAACTTTACGATGCTGGATAACGATGGCGGAGTGGCTGGAGGCACTAACGATATTACTGCTCAGTGGAACGGCATTCTTACAAACAATGTCAGCTCTACGGAATTTAATCATCTGATGATAGCGTCTGATACCCCGTTCTTTTTCAATAACTGGAGTGTTCACCACGCCAGAATGTTTGGCCCAGGTTATTACGTCTTTGACACCAGCTGCACAGTCGCTCAGTTAGAGGCGGGTATTGCCAGTTGTGATAATGGGCCGACACTGGAAATGACCGTAGGGGTAGGGCAAGTGGGTGCGCATATGCTGCTTAATTGGGGAGATTCTGAAAATATCGATGTAGTCAACGTGTACGATATCAATAGCTCATTCACTACAAACTCTCCCGGAGCTATATGGACTGGTGCCAATTATGGCCCTTATCCCTGGTCGAGTGTTCCTACAGAAGATACCGTGTGGCGCTTAGTATCTACCGATGTTGATGGTGATGGTGTGGCGGGTATGCAAATGGTCGACGGTGCTCTGGCAGGCTGGAATGTAAATTTCAATTTATTTGCCAATGCCGGTGTGCGCTATGAAGACAGTGATAATGATGGTGTTTTAGATTATCAGGATAACTGCATAGAAAAGCCTAATCCAACTCAGCTAGATGTTGATCGTGATGGCTACGGCAATGCCTGTGATGGTGATTTGAATAATGATGGCCGGGTTAATTCTCTGGATCTAGGTTTGTTTAAGGCCTCCTTCTTTACATTTGGAAATTCGACTGCCGATTTTAACGGCGATCAAATTGTAAATTCGCTAGATCTGGGTCTGTTCAAGCAACTGTTTTTTAAGAGTCCCGGACCTTCAGGCCTGGTGCAATAA
- a CDS encoding XdhC family protein, protein MLATLIKKTGSSYRKEGAMMFIAPSGETIGALSGGCLEKDIVHQAHRLSFSDSSTVIEYDSTADDYTDPSNNTGCSGKIQILLVSVTEAVYQQLLKAQLELEAGQHCIIQQCINHQQPATTNTKPLLSVIKPSSTASNISHSIESASDGEYSVSTIAPRPRLMVIGAGHDAIPICSVAASLGWYVYLWDERIHTSHYSEYQGAAVVDNHKSDKQKNYSLLAGFNAVILKSHNLSIDAFWLSQIEQYQQQIAYIGLLGPKYRKGKVIEAAELQHAGWAQERIFSPAGLEIGGDTAEAIALSILSQVQRCFTNVYF, encoded by the coding sequence GTGCTGGCCACGCTGATTAAGAAAACCGGTTCCAGTTATAGAAAGGAGGGCGCAATGATGTTTATTGCCCCTTCGGGTGAAACCATCGGTGCCTTAAGTGGTGGTTGTCTGGAAAAAGATATTGTCCATCAAGCTCATAGATTATCTTTTAGTGACAGCTCGACAGTGATTGAATACGATTCCACTGCGGACGATTATACCGACCCATCTAACAATACCGGCTGCTCAGGAAAGATTCAGATATTATTAGTCTCAGTTACAGAGGCTGTTTACCAACAACTACTAAAAGCGCAGCTTGAACTTGAAGCCGGGCAACATTGTATTATCCAACAATGCATCAATCATCAGCAGCCTGCAACAACTAACACAAAGCCTTTACTTTCAGTTATAAAACCATCATCGACTGCTAGCAATATTAGTCATAGCATTGAGTCTGCTAGTGACGGAGAGTATTCGGTAAGCACTATTGCCCCAAGACCCAGATTAATGGTTATTGGTGCGGGTCATGATGCCATACCCATTTGTAGTGTGGCGGCCAGTCTTGGTTGGTATGTTTATTTATGGGATGAGCGTATTCATACATCCCACTACAGTGAATACCAGGGCGCAGCTGTAGTGGATAATCATAAAAGCGATAAGCAAAAAAACTATTCACTGCTGGCAGGTTTTAATGCTGTTATTTTAAAAAGCCATAACCTCTCAATAGATGCTTTTTGGCTTTCACAGATTGAGCAGTACCAGCAACAAATAGCTTATATAGGATTATTGGGCCCTAAATATAGAAAGGGCAAGGTGATTGAGGCTGCTGAATTACAGCATGCAGGGTGGGCGCAAGAGCGAATTTTTTCTCCCGCTGGTTTAGAGATCGGCGGTGATACAGCAGAGGCTATTGCTTTATCTATCCTGTCACAAGTACAGCGCTGTTTTACCAATGTGTATTTTTAA
- a CDS encoding nucleotidyltransferase family protein, which yields MLKATALVLAAGYSRRFGSDKKMAILDNGNRMISQTIENIARSKLDYRIVIKPSDSDLLGRLFDPTTFIIAKHSAKGMGQSITEGLLAIADDYPACLICLADMPYILPATYQRIAESIDGYDAVLPFYQGTQGNPVAIAKSLYPQFLQLNGDSGGKAIIQSSGVKRYPLHTDDHGILRDIDLPADINR from the coding sequence ATGCTTAAAGCTACCGCCTTGGTCTTGGCTGCCGGATATAGCCGTCGTTTTGGCAGCGATAAAAAAATGGCCATACTCGATAATGGTAATAGAATGATTAGCCAAACCATTGAAAATATTGCCAGGTCAAAGCTGGATTACCGTATTGTTATAAAGCCCTCTGATAGTGACCTACTTGGCCGCCTGTTTGACCCGACGACATTCATTATTGCCAAACACAGTGCCAAGGGTATGGGGCAATCGATTACCGAAGGATTGTTGGCCATTGCTGATGACTACCCTGCCTGCTTAATTTGCCTGGCCGATATGCCCTATATTTTACCAGCTACCTATCAACGTATAGCTGAGTCTATCGATGGTTATGATGCTGTGCTGCCGTTTTATCAAGGTACGCAAGGCAATCCTGTTGCGATTGCTAAAAGCCTGTATCCGCAATTTCTGCAATTAAATGGAGACAGTGGCGGCAAAGCTATTATTCAATCAAGCGGTGTTAAACGCTACCCATTGCATACCGATGATCATGGCATCCTTCGGGATATTGATTTACCCGCTGATATTAATCGTTAA
- a CDS encoding (2Fe-2S)-binding protein, with translation MIKFFLNGKEVSTEVAGDMPLLWLLRDSFKLTGTKFGCGIGQCGACTVHIDGEAMRSCLMPVSTLAGRAVTTIEGLGTEEHLHPVQQAWVEQEVSQCGYCQSGQIMAASALLANKPNPGEQEIDQAMSAIICKCGSYPRIRKAIELAVKAQS, from the coding sequence ATGATTAAGTTTTTCCTCAACGGTAAAGAGGTTAGTACGGAGGTAGCAGGGGATATGCCATTGCTTTGGCTGCTGCGTGATAGCTTTAAACTAACTGGCACAAAGTTTGGCTGTGGTATTGGTCAATGTGGTGCCTGCACAGTGCATATAGATGGCGAGGCTATGCGCAGTTGCCTGATGCCTGTTTCTACTCTAGCCGGGCGTGCCGTCACAACCATTGAAGGCTTGGGTACAGAGGAACATTTACATCCGGTTCAACAAGCCTGGGTCGAGCAAGAAGTTTCCCAGTGCGGTTACTGTCAGTCCGGACAAATTATGGCGGCCAGCGCATTACTAGCCAATAAGCCAAATCCTGGCGAGCAAGAGATAGACCAGGCTATGTCCGCCATTATCTGTAAATGCGGATCATACCCAAGAATACGAAAAGCGATTGAGCTGGCCGTAAAAGCACAATCTTAA